One Bradyrhizobium manausense DNA segment encodes these proteins:
- a CDS encoding acyl-CoA synthetase, with translation MLIEAATYDELYRDFRWDIPARFNIAEACCDRHADGSGRLALVYVDENGASTRTSFDEVAEMSRRFANVLKADGLVRGDRVAVFLSQSLELPIVHMAAFRSAMISIPLFALFGEDALEFRLSNSQARAVVTDEGGWEKLAKIRDRLPDLKNVYVVGDHAPAGTKSFRDAVKSASPDFRRVDTSADDPAVIIYTSGTTGNPKGALHAHRVVLGHLPNVEMCHNFLPRPGDLMWTPADWAWIGGLVNGLFAFWYHGIPLVGHRARKFEPQAAMQMMADLGVRNVFLPPTALKLMRQAGVKHPDVKLRSIFTGGESLGGELLGWVRETFGVDAHEVFGQTECNLVIGSNSNLFPIRPGSMGKATPGFDVRVVNDKGEEQPRGQRGIIGVRQPCPVTMIEYWRNPEATAKKYAGEFLLTGDLGVQDEDGYFWYVSREDDVITTAGYRVGPSEIEHTLMKHPSVAMAAVVGIPDQIRTESIKAWIVLRPGFAAGNALAREIQEFVKVQLAAHEYPRLVEFAETLPMTATGKVLRRELRARG, from the coding sequence ATGCTGATCGAAGCCGCAACCTATGACGAACTCTATCGCGACTTCCGTTGGGATATTCCGGCGCGCTTCAACATAGCGGAGGCGTGCTGCGATCGTCATGCCGACGGCAGCGGGCGGCTGGCACTTGTTTACGTCGATGAGAATGGTGCCTCCACGCGTACTTCCTTTGACGAGGTCGCGGAGATGTCGCGTCGCTTCGCCAACGTGCTGAAGGCGGATGGCCTCGTGCGCGGCGATCGCGTCGCGGTGTTCCTGTCGCAATCGCTGGAATTGCCGATCGTGCATATGGCGGCGTTTCGTTCGGCGATGATCTCGATCCCGCTATTCGCGCTGTTCGGCGAGGATGCGCTGGAATTCCGCCTGTCGAATTCGCAGGCCAGGGCCGTTGTCACCGACGAGGGCGGTTGGGAGAAGCTCGCAAAGATCCGCGATCGCTTGCCGGATTTGAAGAACGTCTACGTTGTTGGCGACCATGCGCCTGCCGGCACAAAATCGTTCCGGGATGCGGTGAAGAGTGCATCGCCCGACTTCAGGCGCGTCGATACCTCGGCCGATGATCCCGCTGTGATCATCTACACCTCGGGCACCACGGGCAATCCCAAGGGCGCGCTGCATGCACATCGCGTCGTGCTCGGTCATCTCCCCAACGTCGAGATGTGCCACAACTTCCTGCCGAGGCCCGGCGATCTCATGTGGACGCCGGCGGACTGGGCCTGGATCGGCGGTCTCGTCAACGGTCTGTTCGCGTTCTGGTATCACGGCATTCCCCTGGTCGGCCATCGTGCGCGAAAATTCGAGCCTCAGGCGGCGATGCAGATGATGGCCGATCTCGGTGTGCGCAACGTATTTCTGCCGCCGACCGCGCTGAAGCTGATGCGGCAGGCCGGTGTGAAACATCCTGATGTCAAGCTGCGGAGCATCTTTACCGGCGGTGAATCGCTTGGCGGTGAATTGCTCGGCTGGGTGCGAGAGACCTTTGGTGTCGACGCCCATGAAGTGTTCGGCCAGACCGAGTGCAATCTCGTGATCGGCAGCAACTCCAATCTGTTTCCGATCCGCCCGGGCTCGATGGGCAAGGCGACGCCGGGTTTCGACGTCCGCGTCGTCAACGACAAGGGCGAGGAGCAGCCACGCGGCCAGCGCGGCATCATTGGCGTGCGCCAGCCGTGTCCGGTCACAATGATCGAATACTGGCGCAATCCGGAGGCGACGGCGAAGAAATACGCCGGCGAGTTCCTGCTGACCGGCGATCTCGGCGTGCAGGATGAGGACGGCTATTTCTGGTACGTCAGCCGCGAGGACGATGTCATCACCACCGCCGGCTATCGTGTGGGCCCATCCGAGATCGAGCATACGCTGATGAAGCACCCGTCGGTGGCGATGGCCGCCGTGGTCGGCATTCCCGATCAGATCCGCACGGAATCAATCAAGGCCTGGATCGTGCTGCGCCCGGGTTTTGCGGCCGGCAATGCGCTCGCGCGCGAGATCCAGGAGTTCGTGAAGGTGCAACTTGCAGCGCACGAATATCCGCGATTGGTGGAGTTCGCCGAGACCTTGCCGATGACGGCGACGGGCAAGGTGTTGCGGCGCGAACTGCGGGCGAGAGGTTAG
- a CDS encoding epoxide hydrolase family protein: MSNIKPFRIAISDDVLTDLKSRLARTRWPEAELVEDWSQGAPLKWIQEICAYWADGYDWRAREAKLNRFDQFTTEIDGLDIHFLHVRSKQPNALPLIVTHGWPGSIVEFQKVIAPLVDPAAHGGNPADAFHVICPSLPGFGFSAKPKTTGWGVDRIAATWARLMDRLGYARYGAQGGDWGSAVTTSLGAQDVEHCAGIHITLAFNAAPKVEGDPTPEEKRALAGLKHYVDLDSGYSKQQSTRPQTLGYGLTDSPSGQAAWILEKFWAWTDCNGHPENIFDRDELLDNVMLYWTTETATSSARLYWESFGKRRTTPKVTVPTGVAAFPKEIITPVRRWMEPNFSNMTHWSEMEKGGHFAAFEQPELFVRDVRKFFATVR, translated from the coding sequence ATGAGCAACATCAAACCGTTCCGCATCGCCATTAGCGATGACGTCCTCACCGACCTCAAATCGCGCCTCGCCCGCACGCGCTGGCCGGAGGCGGAGCTTGTCGAGGACTGGAGCCAGGGCGCGCCGCTGAAATGGATCCAGGAGATCTGCGCCTATTGGGCCGACGGCTACGACTGGCGCGCGCGTGAGGCCAAGCTCAACCGCTTCGACCAGTTCACCACCGAGATCGACGGGCTCGATATCCATTTCCTGCACGTCCGCTCGAAACAACCCAACGCGCTGCCGCTGATCGTCACTCATGGCTGGCCCGGCTCGATCGTGGAATTCCAGAAAGTGATCGCGCCGCTGGTCGATCCCGCCGCCCATGGCGGCAATCCTGCTGATGCCTTCCACGTGATCTGCCCGTCGCTGCCGGGCTTTGGCTTCTCCGCAAAACCGAAGACCACCGGCTGGGGCGTCGACCGCATCGCCGCGACCTGGGCCAGGCTGATGGATCGGCTGGGCTACGCGCGCTACGGCGCGCAGGGTGGCGACTGGGGTTCGGCGGTGACGACCTCGCTTGGCGCGCAGGATGTGGAGCATTGCGCAGGCATCCACATCACGCTCGCATTCAACGCCGCGCCAAAGGTCGAAGGCGACCCGACGCCGGAAGAGAAGCGCGCGCTCGCCGGCCTCAAGCATTATGTCGATCTCGACTCCGGCTACTCGAAGCAGCAATCGACGCGGCCGCAGACACTCGGCTACGGCCTGACGGACTCGCCGAGCGGGCAGGCCGCCTGGATCCTGGAAAAGTTCTGGGCCTGGACCGATTGCAACGGCCACCCCGAGAACATCTTTGACAGAGATGAGCTGCTCGACAACGTCATGCTTTACTGGACGACAGAGACGGCGACCTCCTCGGCGCGCCTCTATTGGGAGAGTTTTGGCAAGCGCCGCACGACACCCAAAGTTACGGTGCCGACTGGCGTCGCCGCGTTTCCCAAGGAGATCATCACGCCGGTGCGGCGCTGGATGGAGCCGAATTTTTCCAACATGACCCATTGGAGCGAGATGGAAAAGGGCGGGCACTTTGCGGCCTTCGAGCAGCCCGAGCTGTTCGTGCGCGACGTCAGAAAATTCTTTGCGACGGTGCGCTAG
- a CDS encoding GatB/YqeY domain-containing protein, whose protein sequence is MLRDDINNAVKEAMKAKDERKLSTLRMVNATIKNADIDARGQGKPPLSDADLLGVFQKMIKQRQESVELYDKGGRAELAAQEREEIAVISAYLPKQMSDDEVKKAIAGAIAETGAAGMKDMGKVIAVLRAKYAGQMDFGKASGLVKAALSG, encoded by the coding sequence ATGCTGCGCGACGACATCAACAATGCGGTCAAGGAGGCCATGAAGGCCAAGGACGAGCGCAAGCTCTCCACGCTGCGCATGGTCAATGCGACGATCAAGAACGCCGACATCGATGCCCGCGGCCAGGGCAAGCCGCCGCTCTCGGACGCCGACCTGCTCGGTGTCTTTCAGAAGATGATCAAGCAGCGGCAGGAGTCGGTCGAGCTTTATGACAAGGGCGGCCGCGCCGAGCTCGCCGCGCAGGAGCGCGAGGAGATCGCGGTGATCTCGGCGTACTTGCCGAAGCAGATGTCGGACGACGAGGTGAAGAAGGCGATCGCGGGCGCCATCGCCGAAACCGGTGCAGCCGGCATGAAGGACATGGGCAAGGTGATCGCGGTGTTGCGCGCGAAGTATGCGGGACAGATGGATTTCGGCAAGGCATCCGGTCTCGTGAAGGCCGCGCTGTCGGGTTAG
- a CDS encoding alpha/beta fold hydrolase, whose amino-acid sequence MDRTTPVVLVPGLASSARIYAPIIPALWRFGPVMVANHIRDDSMAAIAARVLSEAPPRFALAGHSMGGYIALEIMRQAPERVMKLALINTQARPDTAEATARRRGLMERAKRGELRAAREEMFPELVHPSRRDDYAIRQLVHEQGEDVGVEGYLRQQTAIIARVDSRPTLSTITCPTLVLTGDQDNTIPNAFSKEMADAIAGAKLVVLENCGHLPQPEQPQATAQALVEWIGSPVVSGARTA is encoded by the coding sequence ATGGACCGGACGACCCCTGTTGTGCTGGTTCCGGGACTTGCCTCGTCGGCCCGGATCTATGCCCCAATCATCCCGGCGCTCTGGCGGTTCGGTCCCGTGATGGTTGCCAACCATATTCGCGACGACAGCATGGCCGCGATTGCGGCCCGGGTGCTGAGCGAGGCCCCGCCGCGCTTCGCGCTCGCCGGTCATTCCATGGGCGGTTACATTGCGCTCGAGATCATGCGCCAGGCTCCCGAGCGCGTGATGAAGCTCGCGTTGATCAACACCCAGGCCCGGCCCGATACGGCGGAGGCGACCGCGCGCCGCCGCGGCCTGATGGAGCGGGCAAAGCGCGGCGAGCTGCGTGCGGCCCGCGAGGAGATGTTTCCGGAATTGGTGCATCCCTCGCGCCGGGACGATTATGCCATTCGCCAGCTCGTGCACGAGCAGGGCGAGGACGTCGGCGTCGAAGGTTACCTGCGACAGCAGACCGCGATCATCGCGCGGGTCGACTCGCGGCCGACGCTGTCCACGATCACATGCCCGACGCTGGTGCTGACGGGCGATCAGGACAACACCATTCCCAATGCCTTCTCGAAGGAGATGGCGGACGCGATTGCCGGCGCGAAGCTGGTCGTCCTGGAGAACTGTGGACACCTGCCGCAGCCGGAACAGCCGCAGGCGACCGCGCAAGCGCTGGTCGAATGGATCGGGAGCCCGGTTGTCTCAGGGGCACGAACGGCCTAG
- the carA gene encoding glutamine-hydrolyzing carbamoyl-phosphate synthase small subunit, translating to MTQHENDNAWPDHKPTALLVLADGTVLEGFGLGAEGHAVGEVCFNTAMTGYEEILTDPSYAGQLITFTFPHIGNVGTNDEDVETVNMAATPGARGVILRTAITDPSNYRATKHLDQWLKARGIIGLSGIDTRALTALIRSKGMPNAVIAHAKDGEFDLHGLKEEAREWPGLEGMDLVPMVTSGQRFNWDETPWLWDKGFGRQDKAEFNVVAIDYGIKRNILRLLAGVGCKVTVVPATTSSEDILAMKPDGVFLSNGPGDPAATGKYAVPVIQDVIKSGTPTFGICLGHQMLGLAVGAKTKKMHQGHHGANHPVKDETTGKVEITSMNHGFAVDETTLPAGATQTHISLFDGSNCGIQLDGKPVFSVQYHPEASPGPRDSHYLFQRFADLMRQKKSA from the coding sequence ATGACACAACATGAAAACGATAACGCCTGGCCGGACCATAAACCGACCGCGCTCCTCGTGCTTGCCGATGGCACGGTGCTCGAAGGCTTTGGTCTCGGCGCCGAGGGCCACGCCGTTGGTGAAGTCTGCTTCAACACCGCGATGACCGGCTATGAAGAGATCCTCACCGATCCCTCCTATGCCGGCCAGCTCATCACCTTCACCTTCCCGCATATCGGCAACGTCGGCACCAACGACGAAGATGTCGAGACGGTGAACATGGCCGCGACGCCTGGCGCGCGCGGCGTGATCCTGCGCACCGCGATCACCGATCCCTCGAACTACCGCGCGACCAAGCACCTCGACCAGTGGCTGAAGGCGCGCGGCATCATCGGCCTCTCCGGCATCGACACCCGCGCACTGACCGCGCTGATCCGCAGCAAGGGCATGCCCAACGCCGTGATCGCGCACGCCAAGGACGGCGAGTTCGACTTGCATGGCCTGAAGGAAGAAGCGCGGGAATGGCCCGGCCTCGAAGGCATGGACCTCGTGCCGATGGTCACTTCCGGCCAGCGCTTCAACTGGGACGAGACGCCCTGGCTGTGGGACAAGGGTTTTGGCCGGCAGGACAAGGCCGAGTTCAACGTCGTCGCGATCGACTACGGCATCAAGCGCAACATCCTGCGCCTGCTCGCCGGCGTCGGCTGCAAGGTGACGGTGGTGCCGGCAACGACGTCGTCTGAAGACATTCTGGCGATGAAGCCGGACGGCGTATTCCTGTCGAACGGTCCGGGCGACCCGGCCGCGACCGGCAAGTACGCGGTGCCTGTCATCCAGGACGTCATCAAGTCCGGCACGCCGACCTTCGGAATTTGTCTCGGCCACCAGATGCTCGGCCTCGCGGTCGGCGCGAAGACCAAGAAGATGCATCAGGGCCATCACGGCGCCAATCATCCCGTGAAGGACGAGACCACCGGCAAGGTCGAGATCACCTCGATGAACCACGGCTTTGCGGTCGACGAGACCACGCTGCCTGCTGGCGCGACGCAGACCCACATCTCGCTGTTCGACGGATCCAATTGCGGCATCCAGCTCGACGGCAAGCCGGTGTTCTCCGTGCAGTATCACCCCGAGGCGTCACCCGGCCCGCGCGACTCGCACTATCTCTTCCAGCGCTTCGCCGATCTGATGCGGCAGAAGAAGAGCGCGTAA
- a CDS encoding cupin domain-containing protein: MSVVRDFAEPLAIVFEDDGLVPNNILPFLVYQGAVTLDSKQPEQTIENLFETNNWGGTWRNGVYDYLHYHATVHEVLGVARGSARVRFGGDHGQELDIKAGDVAILPAGTGHQCIKASDDFCVIGAYPPGSKMEVTRPTAENHAKALQTIPNVARPPADPVTGKHGALMRLWR, encoded by the coding sequence ATGTCCGTCGTCCGCGACTTTGCCGAACCGCTCGCCATCGTCTTCGAGGATGACGGGCTCGTGCCGAACAACATCCTCCCCTTCCTGGTCTACCAGGGCGCGGTGACGCTCGATTCGAAGCAGCCGGAACAGACCATCGAAAACCTGTTCGAAACGAACAATTGGGGCGGCACGTGGCGCAACGGCGTCTACGACTATCTGCATTACCACGCGACCGTGCATGAGGTGCTCGGCGTCGCGCGCGGGAGTGCCCGCGTGCGCTTCGGCGGCGACCATGGCCAGGAGCTGGACATCAAGGCCGGTGACGTCGCGATCCTGCCCGCAGGCACGGGGCATCAGTGCATCAAGGCGAGCGATGATTTCTGCGTGATCGGCGCCTATCCGCCGGGATCGAAGATGGAGGTCACGCGGCCCACGGCGGAGAACCACGCCAAGGCGTTGCAGACGATCCCGAACGTCGCACGGCCACCGGCCGATCCGGTGACGGGAAAGCACGGCGCGCTGATGCGGCTGTGGCGGTAG
- a CDS encoding Dps family protein: MSKAPSKVSPDLDTPTDLSPQAVNKVSEALNVLLADAFALYLKTKNFHWHISGRHFRDYHLLLDEQSDQIFATTDQLAERVRKIGGTTLKSISQVAKLQTIKDNNEDYVPPREMLRELMQDNKHVAAAMRKAHEVCDDAGDVASASILEVFIDETERRTWFLFEATRQEGGNEA; this comes from the coding sequence GTGAGCAAAGCCCCCAGCAAGGTCTCCCCCGACCTCGACACCCCCACCGATCTGTCCCCCCAGGCGGTCAACAAGGTTTCGGAGGCGCTCAACGTGCTTCTGGCCGACGCGTTCGCGCTGTACCTCAAGACCAAGAATTTCCATTGGCACATCAGCGGCCGGCATTTCCGCGACTATCACCTCCTGCTCGACGAGCAGTCGGACCAGATCTTCGCCACCACGGACCAGCTCGCCGAACGCGTCCGCAAGATCGGCGGTACCACGCTGAAGTCGATCAGCCAGGTCGCGAAGCTCCAGACCATCAAGGACAATAACGAGGACTACGTCCCGCCGCGCGAGATGCTGCGCGAGCTGATGCAGGACAACAAGCACGTCGCGGCGGCGATGCGCAAGGCGCACGAGGTCTGCGACGACGCCGGCGACGTCGCCAGCGCCAGCATCCTCGAAGTCTTCATCGACGAGACCGAGCGCCGGACGTGGTTCTTGTTCGAAGCCACGCGCCAAGAGGGCGGCAACGAGGCGTAG
- a CDS encoding class I SAM-dependent methyltransferase — protein MDDWIDYYDSTHTIYVSKLHRDLHFQIIARDIIGYISSPEAIVLDYACGEALSASQVAAACGQLILAEPAPGVRGRLISRFAPNTRIRVRSLDDVRKMQDQSIDLVVMNSVAQYMTAEELDAALVNVRRILKPSGKLVLGDILQPHVGMVRDVTALLSFGLRHGFLKDALVGLVSTALSDYRDLRSRVGLQRYSEDEITAKLKAAGFASQRADINIGHNRWRMTFIARPPLVR, from the coding sequence ATGGACGATTGGATCGACTATTACGACTCGACGCATACGATCTATGTCAGCAAGCTGCATCGGGATTTGCACTTCCAGATCATCGCGCGCGACATCATCGGCTACATCTCTTCGCCCGAGGCGATCGTGCTGGATTATGCCTGCGGAGAGGCGCTGTCGGCGAGCCAGGTGGCGGCCGCCTGCGGCCAGCTGATTCTGGCCGAACCCGCGCCGGGCGTGCGCGGCCGGCTGATCTCGCGATTTGCGCCCAACACCAGGATCCGCGTCCGTTCGCTCGACGACGTCCGCAAGATGCAGGACCAGTCCATCGACCTCGTCGTCATGAACTCGGTCGCGCAATACATGACGGCGGAGGAGCTCGATGCCGCACTCGTCAATGTCAGGCGCATCCTGAAGCCATCAGGCAAGCTGGTGCTCGGCGACATCCTCCAGCCGCATGTCGGCATGGTCAGGGATGTGACGGCGCTGCTCTCCTTCGGCCTGCGTCACGGCTTCCTGAAGGACGCGCTGGTCGGGCTCGTCAGCACGGCACTGTCGGATTACCGTGATCTGCGCTCGCGCGTCGGACTCCAGCGCTACAGCGAGGACGAGATCACGGCCAAGCTGAAGGCGGCGGGCTTCGCCAGCCAGCGCGCCGACATCAACATCGGCCACAACCGCTGGCGCATGACCTTCATCGCGCGGCCGCCTTTGGTGCGTTAA
- a CDS encoding ArsR/SmtB family transcription factor codes for MSRTPPHPTREQIELPLVLDCLSDPIRLAIVYQLAQQERVSSELCCGDFSGLAGKSNLTYHFAKLRDCGLMQTRVAGTNRFMRLRREDLDVRFPGLLDAVLGSAAKDAERLKLIAECDVVEAE; via the coding sequence ATGAGCCGCACGCCACCCCACCCCACCCGCGAGCAGATCGAGCTGCCCCTGGTTCTGGATTGTCTGAGCGATCCGATCCGGTTGGCGATCGTGTATCAGTTGGCCCAGCAGGAACGTGTCAGCAGCGAGCTTTGCTGCGGCGACTTCAGCGGGCTCGCGGGCAAGTCGAACCTCACCTATCATTTCGCAAAGCTGCGCGATTGCGGGCTGATGCAGACGCGTGTGGCAGGCACGAACCGCTTCATGCGGCTGCGCCGCGAGGATCTCGACGTGCGCTTTCCGGGCTTGCTCGATGCCGTGCTTGGTTCCGCGGCCAAGGATGCGGAGCGGCTAAAGCTGATCGCGGAGTGTGATGTGGTCGAGGCGGAGTGA
- a CDS encoding MFS transporter yields the protein MSVFWLALGAFAIGTEGFVIAGLLPAIASDLSISVSAAGQLVTAYALTYAVGSPILAVALNNIDRRTVLALALLTFVAGNLAAMVASNYALLLASRMLMALGSGLCMPTALAVSVAVASPERRGRAVALVTSGLTIATVIGVPLGNLVGSWLGWRATFAMVAMIGTVALAGLLLGLPKGLPRNTASLSERLAVARHGNVVIALVITILWALGGFTVFTYFAVPLRGLGFDASQISLALLVFGGAAAIGNMLGGILADRLGTRATAAFGLAGMASALILHSLVLKLTPGQAHYAVLGAIFLWGLSGWAFYPAQIASIVRIEPQASMIALSLNASAMYLGFAIGGALGGAVLATLSANDLGWIGGSSVAASLLVHLARGWQARPKPVKIAG from the coding sequence ATGAGCGTGTTCTGGCTGGCCCTGGGGGCCTTTGCGATCGGGACCGAAGGCTTTGTCATTGCTGGCCTTTTGCCGGCGATCGCCAGCGACCTGTCGATTTCGGTCTCGGCCGCCGGCCAATTGGTCACCGCCTACGCGCTCACCTATGCCGTGGGCTCTCCGATCCTGGCGGTGGCGCTGAACAACATCGACCGCCGTACCGTGCTGGCGCTCGCCCTTTTGACCTTCGTCGCCGGAAACCTCGCGGCAATGGTCGCCTCCAACTACGCCCTGCTGCTTGCTTCGCGGATGCTGATGGCGTTGGGTTCCGGACTGTGCATGCCGACGGCGCTGGCGGTGTCCGTGGCGGTCGCCTCACCGGAACGGCGCGGCCGCGCGGTGGCGCTGGTCACTTCGGGCCTCACGATTGCGACCGTTATCGGCGTGCCTCTCGGCAATCTCGTCGGCAGCTGGCTGGGCTGGCGCGCGACCTTCGCCATGGTGGCAATGATCGGTACCGTCGCGCTCGCCGGTCTCCTGCTCGGCCTGCCGAAGGGCTTGCCCCGCAATACGGCCTCACTCAGCGAACGGCTGGCGGTGGCGCGCCACGGCAACGTGGTGATCGCGCTTGTGATCACGATTTTATGGGCGCTCGGCGGCTTCACCGTCTTCACCTATTTCGCGGTCCCGCTGCGCGGCCTCGGCTTCGACGCCTCGCAAATCAGCCTCGCGCTGCTGGTGTTTGGCGGCGCGGCTGCGATCGGGAACATGCTCGGCGGCATCCTGGCGGACCGGCTCGGCACGCGCGCGACCGCGGCCTTCGGCCTCGCCGGCATGGCGAGCGCCCTGATCCTGCATTCGCTGGTCCTGAAACTGACGCCGGGACAGGCCCATTACGCGGTGCTCGGCGCGATCTTCCTTTGGGGCCTCTCGGGCTGGGCATTCTATCCGGCCCAGATCGCCAGCATTGTCCGCATCGAGCCGCAGGCCTCCATGATCGCACTCTCGCTCAATGCCTCCGCGATGTATCTCGGCTTCGCCATCGGCGGTGCCTTGGGGGGAGCGGTGCTGGCCACTCTCTCGGCAAACGACCTCGGCTGGATCGGCGGATCGAGCGTTGCGGCCTCGCTTCTGGTGCACCTCGCCCGCGGCTGGCAGGCGCGACCAAAACCCGTCAAAATTGCCGGTTGA